A genomic region of Pseudorca crassidens isolate mPseCra1 chromosome 10, mPseCra1.hap1, whole genome shotgun sequence contains the following coding sequences:
- the TMIE gene encoding transmembrane inner ear expressed protein isoform X2, which produces MAGQRLGAGPLWALGGAALGVCLAGVAGQLVEPSTAPPKPKPPPLTKETVVFWDMRLWHVVGIFSLFVLSIIITLCCVFNCRVPRTRKEIEARYLQRKAAKIYTDKLETVPPLDELTEVPGGDKKKKKKDSVDTVAIKVEEDEKNEAKKKKEEK; this is translated from the exons ATGGCGGGGCAGCGGCTAGGCGCGGGGCCGCTCTGGGCGCTGGGCGGCGCCGCCCTGGGGGTTTGCCTCGCGGGGGTCGCCGGGCAGCTGGTGGAG CCCAGCACGGCCCCACCCAAGCCCAAGCCGCCCCCGCTGACCAAGGAGACGGTGGTGTTCTGGGATATGCGCCTGTGGCACGTGGTGGGCATCTTCTCGCTCTTCGTGTTGTCCATCA TTATCACTCTTTGCTGTGTCTTCAACTGCCGCGTGCCACGGACCCGGAAGGAGATTGAAGCCCGGTACCTACAGCGAAAGGCAGCCAAGATATACACGGACAAACTAGAGACTGTGCCACCCCTCGATGAGCTCACAGAAGTCCCTGGAG GtgataagaagaagaagaagaaggacagTGTGGATACAGTGGCCATCAAGGTAGAGGAGGATGAGAAGAATGAGgccaagaagaagaaagaagagaaatga
- the TMIE gene encoding transmembrane inner ear expressed protein isoform X1 — translation MLGLSECLLRPGPLSAPSQPLASAWLIPLSPDPQPSTAPPKPKPPPLTKETVVFWDMRLWHVVGIFSLFVLSIIITLCCVFNCRVPRTRKEIEARYLQRKAAKIYTDKLETVPPLDELTEVPGGDKKKKKKDSVDTVAIKVEEDEKNEAKKKKEEK, via the exons ATGTTAGGACTGAGTGAGTGCTTGCTGAGACCTGGGCCTCTCTCGGCCCCGTCCCAGCCCCTGGCCTCTGCCTGGCTCATTCCACTCTCTCCTGACCCACAGCCCAGCACGGCCCCACCCAAGCCCAAGCCGCCCCCGCTGACCAAGGAGACGGTGGTGTTCTGGGATATGCGCCTGTGGCACGTGGTGGGCATCTTCTCGCTCTTCGTGTTGTCCATCA TTATCACTCTTTGCTGTGTCTTCAACTGCCGCGTGCCACGGACCCGGAAGGAGATTGAAGCCCGGTACCTACAGCGAAAGGCAGCCAAGATATACACGGACAAACTAGAGACTGTGCCACCCCTCGATGAGCTCACAGAAGTCCCTGGAG GtgataagaagaagaagaagaaggacagTGTGGATACAGTGGCCATCAAGGTAGAGGAGGATGAGAAGAATGAGgccaagaagaagaaagaagagaaatga